The segment AAAACCCTTTATCAGTACGGGTGACGAAAAGTCCCCGCTCACCCACGGCGGCCACGAGCCCACTCCCGGCCCCAGCGCCCGCGCCGGGCTTAAGCATTTCCTGGGCTGGTTTACAGGGCTGTTCCCACTAAGCGGAAACAGCCTGTCAAGTAGCCCCACCCCCCGGCTGACGCCGGGTGTTGTTTCCGGGCCTGGGATGCAGCGTTGGGTGTCAGCCGGTTGGTCCGGCTGACGCCGGGTGTCGTTTCCGGGCCTGGGATGCAGCGTTGGGTGTCAGCCGGTTGGTCCGGCTGACGCTGAGCGTTGTCTCCGGGCCTGGGATGCAGCGTTGGGCGTCAGCCGGTTGGTCCGGCTGACGCCCACGGTCCCCTCCGGGGCGCGGAAGGGACCCTGGCGGTCAGCCGGGTTTCAGGCTTTGAGGGCGGTGGCTACGGCGTCGGCGAGCGGGGTCGCCGGGCGGCCGATCAGGCGGGTCAGGTCGTCGCTGTCGGTGTCCAGCTCACCGTCGGCGATCTTGGCGTCGGTGTCCGCGAGCAGCGCGGCGTATCCCTCCGGCAGGCCGGCGCCGACCAGGACCGCCTGGTACTCGGCGACGGGCAGATCGCGGTACTCCACCGGGGTGCCGGTCTGCCGCGCCACCTCGGCGGCCAGTTCGGCCATGGTGAACGCTTCGCCGCCCAGCTCGTACACCCCGGGCTCGCCGGACAGCAGCACCGCGGCCGCGGCCTCGGCGAAGTCGTCGCGGGTGGCCGCGGCGATCCGGCCGTCCCCGGCGCTGCCCAGGAAGGCGCCGGTGCTCAGCGCGGTGCCGAACTGGCCGGTGTAGTTCTCGATGTACCAGCCGTTGCGCAGCAGCGCGTACGGCAGGCCGGAGCCGGCGATCACCTGCTCGGTGGCCAGGTGCTCGGGGCCGAGCCCGACCTTGGTGGTGTCGGCGCGCAGGATGCTGGTGTACGCCAGGAAGCCCACCCCGGCGACCCGGGCCGCTTCGATCACGGCGGTGTGCTGGGGAACCCGCTTGCCGACCTCGTTGCCGGAGATCAGCAGGAGCCGGTCGACGCCGGCGAAGGCGGGCGCCAGGGTCTCCGGCTTGTCGTAGTCGGCCAGGCGTACCTCCACGCCCCGGGCGGCCAGATCGGCGGCCTTCGCGGTGTCGCGGACCGCGGCGACGATCTCGCCCGGCGCCACGCCCCGGCTGATCAGCGCCTCGACGACGAGGCGGCCGAGGTGTCCGGTGGCTCCGGTGACGGCGATGGTCATGACGACTCCTTGAGGGGATCGGGGTGCTTGCCACCGAGACTGCACTAACTTTTCGAAAGTGCCAACCTTCAGTGAGTGCAGTCACGAGACTCAGCACTGTGCCGCTGGGTATCGTCGGGGCATGAGCGAACCGGACGACGACCTGATCCCCAGCGTCTTCGCCCGCGAGTGCGCGTCTCGGTCGGTGCTGACCGACGTGACCGGCCGCTGGGGCACACTCGCCCTGGCCGCGCTGCACGAGGGGGCGTACCGGTTCAATGCCCTGCGCCGCCGGGTCGACGGCGTGAGCGAGAAGATGCTGGCCCAGACCCTGCAGGCGCTCGAGCGCGACGGTCTGGTCCGCCGCGAGGTGCAGGCGACCATCCCGCCGCGGGTGGAGTACAGCCTGACCGAGCTCGGCGAGCGGGTCGCCGGCAAGTTGATCGAGTTGATCGAGTTGCTCGAAGGTGAGATCGGTCAAGTACGCGTCGCACAGGCGGAGTACGACCGCGCCCGCTGATAGGTTCCGATCATGAGTGCCGACTCCCCGATCCAGGTCGACGTCCCGCCCTCCGGCCCCGGCTGCGCCGAGTGCCTGGACTCGGGCGGCTGGTGGTTCCACCTGCGCCGATGTGCCCAGTGCGGGCACGTCGGCTGCTGCGACACGTCGCCCTCGCAGCACGCGACCGCCCACTTCCGCAGCACCGGCCACCCGGTCATCCAGTCCTTCGAGCCCGGCGAGGACTGGTACTGGGACTACACCACCGAGCAGGCCGCCTCCGGGCCGGAACTGGCCCCGCCGACCAGCCGGCCGGACGACCAGACCGTGCCCGGCCCGTCAGGCGCTGTTCCGTCCGACTGGCGCAGCAGACTCAACCGCTGATCTGCTTGGAAATCGTCTGCTACAGAACGTAATGGTTGCTGAAAGGTTCACTGCCTCAAGTGTGTCTCCGCCTGGTCGATGGACCCTACGTCGGAGAGTCATGGAGGGCAGATGCGCGGCTTACAGAACATCGGCACAGCCAAACGGCTGAGTGCCATCGTGGTGACCGGTGCCGTCGCACTCGGCGCGATGGCCTCGATCACCCTGGTCGGCCAGGACCGGCTGGCTGATCAGGCGGAGGAGATGCGGAGCCTGGAAGCCGGGCTCGCCGCGCTCAACCACCTGAACAACCGGCAGAGCGAACTGAAGGTGGACGCGTACCGGGCGGCGCTCGGGCACGACGTCAGCGGTGACGTGAAGGACGATGTCGAGTCGTCGGTCAACGCGGCGAACCTCGTGGTCACCTCGGGCCTGCCCGCTGACATCGTCGCCGATTTCAACGGCTCCCGGCCGGACTTCGACGCCTTCAACGACTTCATCACGGAGTTCGTCACCGCCGGCGTCGCCAACCCGAAGTCGGTGATCGACCGCACCGACGAGATCGCCGAGCGCAACAACAAGACTGACGACGTACTCGACGGCATCACCGAAGAGGTGGAGGCCCGGGTCGCCGAGCAGAAGGCCGAGATGGCCAGCACGGTCAGCTCGACCCGCAACACCGCGATCATGGTCGCGCTCGCCGGTCTGCTGCTCCTGATGGGCCTCGCCATCCCGATGGTGCGCTCGATCCTCGGCCCGATCCGCAAGCTCGGTTCGGTGATCGACGCGCTGGCCCGCGGGGACCTCACGGTACGCAGCGGCATCACCAGCCGCGACGAGCTCGGCCAGATGGCCACGGCTCTCGACAGCTCGCTGGACAAGCTGCGCGAGTCCATGCAGACCATCGCCCACGACGCGGACAGCCTGGCCGCCGCGTCGACCGAGCTCGCCGCCGTCTCCGGCGAGATCGCCACGGCGGTCGACAACACCGACCGGCAGAGCAGCTCGGCCTCGACCGAGGCCGACGAGATCTCCCGCAACGTGCAGACCGTGGCGGCCGGCTCCGAGGAGATGGGCCTGTCGATCCGCGAGATCTCCCGCAACGCGGCCGACGCGGCTCAGGTCGCCTCGATCGCGGTCTCCGAGGCCGCCAGCGCCACCGAGACCATCCGCAAGCTCGGCGAGTCGTCCGCCGAGATCGGCAACGTCATCAAGCTGATCACCTCGATCGCCGAGCAGACCAACCTGCTCGCCCTGAACGCCACCATCGAGGCCGCACGGGCCGGCGACGCCGGCAAGGGCTTCGCCGTCGTCGCCAGCGAGGTCAAGGACCTGGCCCAGGAGACCGCCCGCGCCACCGAGGACATCGGCGCGCGGGTCAACGCCATCCAGCAGGACACCGGCGGCGCGGTTGACGTGATCAACCGGATCTCCGAGGTCATCGCCCAGATCAACGACTTCCAGACCACCATCGCCTCGGCGGTGGAGGAGCAGACCGCCACCACCGGTGAGATGAGCCGGAGCATCGCCGAGGTCGCCGCCGGTTCGCAGCGGATCGCCGCGAACATCAGCGACGTGTCGGAGGCCAGCGCGGCCACGGTCGGCGGCGTCAACCAGACCCGCGAGGCCAGCACCGAGGTGTCCCGTACCGCGGAGGAGCTGCGTACGCTGGTCGGCGCCTTCAAGTTCTGATCAGAGATCGACCACGTGGGGCCGGGCGCCGGAAGGTGCCCGGCCCCACGCACATTTCTCACGATCGGCCCCGGGATGCCGATGAGGGACATATGCGCTGGCAGGCCGGGACCGGGGACGCATCGGTCGACGAGACGTCGCTGACCCGTCGCCGCACCCTGGAGAAGAGCGCGCTGCTCAGCCGGGGACTCGGGATCGTCGCCACGGTCCTGTCCGTGATCGGCGTCGGCGCCATCGACCTCGAAGCCGGCCCGCCGGGGCTGCACGTGATCTGCTGGATCGGGATCGCGGCGATGACCGTGGCGAACGTGCTGGCCGTGGCCGCCCTGCGCCGTCCTTCCTCCCCGCGCTACACCCTTCTCAGCGCGGCGCAGGTCACCCTCGACACCCTCGTCATCGGCGGTCTGGTCGGCTACGCGGAGCACTACCTCGATCAGATGTCCTGGCCGATCCTCACGGTGGCGGTCGTCGTCGCCGCGGTCCGGCACCAGCTGACCGGCGCCCTGCTGGCCTGGGCCGCGACCACGATCGCCTTCGCGGCGGCGATTCCCGGCACGGCAGGCAGCTCGACCATGCGCGAAGTCGTCTTCGCCGGCCTGATCAACCTGTTGATCGCACTGGTCACCGGCTTCCAGTCGCTGGCCTTCGCGCGCCAGCTGGCCACCCTGCACCAGACCCGGCAGGCGCTGCAGCACCAGGCCACGCACGACGGCCTCACAGGGCTGCCCAACCGGGCCAACCTCGCCGGGTACGCCGAACGCCTCACCGGCCGTCCCCTGGGCGTCCTGCTGCTTGACCTGAACGGGTTCAAGCAGGTCAACGACACGTACGGGCACGCCGCCGGTGACCGGCTGCTGCACGAGGTCGGCACCCGGCTGAAGGCCACGCTCGGCGAACACGGACTGGCCGGCCGGCTCGGCGGCGACGAGTTCGTGGTGCTGCTCCCGGACGCCGACCCGGCCGCCATCGCGCCGATCGCCGATCGCATCCGGGACGCCGTCCGGCAGCCGGTGGACATCGGTGGCGCCGAGGTGACCATCGGAGTCAGCGTGGGGCAGGCACACCGGCCGGCCGACAGTACTGCCGGACTGGACGCGCTGACCGCCGAGGCCGACGCCGCGATGTACCGCGACAAGCGCAGCCGCGCCCTCGCCGCGTGAGCACCGGCGCGGTCGACGACTCGCTGCTGTCCCGGCGGCGGGCCATCGAGACGGCGCAACTCGTCTCGCGTACCTTCGGAATGCTCTGCGCTGTCCTCTACATCAGCGGCCTAACCGATCTGGCGCCCCGCGATCTCAGCGAGCTGACCATGCTCGTCTGCGCGTCGTGCATCGGCGCGATGGCCGCCTCGAACGTGCTGGGCGTCCTCGCCCGCCGCCGGCCCGCCTCCCGGTTCTACCAAGCCTTCAGCGCCGGGCAGGTCGTGCTGGACACCGCGGCGATCGTGGCGTTCGTGGCGGCCGCCGAGCACCAGGGCGGGCAGACCACCTGGCCGCTGCTCGGCCTCGCCATCTCGATCGCCGCCATCCGGCACCGGCTCACCGGCGCGCTGCTGGTCCTGCTGGCGACCTCGGTGTCGTTCGTGCTGCTGGTGCCGGACTCACCGGACTTCGCCTTCGTGATCGGGGTCAACGTGATGACAGCGGTGATCGCCGGAACGCAGTCGACCGCCTTCGCCCGCCAGCTCACCGCGCTGCAGGAGACCCGCCGGGCGCTGCAGCACCAGGCCACCCACGACGGCCTCACCGGGCTGCCCAACCGGGCCAACCTTGCGGGGTACGCCGAACGCCTCACCGGCCGTCCCCTCGGCGTCCTGCTGCTCGACCTCAACGGCTTCAAGCAGGTCAACGACACGTACGGGCACGCGGCGGGGGACCGGCTGCTGCACGAGGTGGGCGCCCGGCTGACCACCGCGCTCGGCTCGGAGGGCATGGCCGGCCGGATCGGCGGCGACGAGTTCCTGGTCCTGCTCCCGGACGCCGGCACCGCGGTGGTCGCGCGTGCGGTGGTGCGGATCCGCGACGCGATCCGCCGCCCGGTCGACATCGGCGACGGCCACCAGGTCACGGTCGGCGTCAGCGCCGGCGTGGCCATGCGGCCGGCGGGCGGCGACGCCGACCTCGACGCTCTGAGCGCGGAAGCCGACGCCGCCATGTACCAGGACAAGCGCGCCGCATAACCCTGGCTAATCAACAGGGCTGCGTCGCGACGCCTACTTCCAGGACTCGAGCACGTCAGCGACGGTGGCCGGTCGCAGGGGCAAGGGCAGAGCAGCCGGGGTACGCCCGAAGCGCGGCGCCGGCGCCGGTTGCGGCACCCCGTCCACCTCGACGAAGGTGCCCCGTTCCCGGTTGTGCGGATGGGCCGGCGCCTCGGCCGGGGTCAGCACCGGGCTCACACAGGCGTCCACCCCGGTGAAGACCTGCTCCCACTCGTCCCGGGTCCGGCTCGCGAACTTCTCGGTGAAGATCCGCCGCAGCTCCGGCCAGCCGGACGGGTCCATCTGGTGCGGCAGGCTCTCGTCGTCCAGGCCCAGACCGCTCAGCAGCGCGGCGTAGAACTGCGGCTCCAGCGCGCCGACCGCCATGTACCCGCCGTCGTACGTCCGGTAGGTGTCGTAGAACGGCGCCCCGCCGTCGAGCAGGTTCTCCCCGCGGCCGCCGCGCCACATCCCGCCCGCGATCATGCCGTGCAGGAACGTCGTGAGCAGCGCCGACCCGTCCACCATCGCGGCGTCGACGACCTGGCCGCGCCCGGACCGCTCGCGTTCCAGCAGGGCGGCGAGCACCCCGACGGCGAGCAGCATCCCGCCCCCGGCGAAGTCGGCGAGCAGGTTGATCGGCGCGTGCGGGTTCTGCCCGGGGCGGCCCAGGGGTTCCAGGGCGCCGGCGATCGCGAGGTAGTCGATGTCGTGGCCGGCGGCCGGGGCGAGGGGACCCTGCTGGCCCCATCCGGTCATCCGCGCGTACACAAGTCTGGGGTTGATCTTCTCGGTCTCTGCCGGGCCGAAGCCGAGGCGCTCGGCGACGCCCGGGCGATAGCCCTCGACCAGCACGTCCGCCTGCTCGATCAGGCTGAGCAGATCGGCGCGGCCGGCCTCGGACTTGAGGTCGAGCGCGACCGTGCGGCGGTTGCGCTGCAGCGGGCCGGCCTGCGGAACGAGCGGTCCGAAACCGCTCGGCCGATCCACCAGCACCACGTCGGCGCCGAGGTCGGCCAGCACCATGCAACCGAACGGTCCGGGTGCCAGGCCGGCCAGCTCGACGACCTTGATCCCGGCCAGCGGTGGGCGGGGCTCAGAGGACACGCGCGATCAGCTCCTTCATGATCTCGTTCGTGCCGCCGTAGATCTTCTGGACCCGGGCGTCCGCATACATCCGGGCGATCGGGTACTCGGTCGTGTAGCCGTACCCTCCGAAGATCTGCAGGCAGCGGTCGACCACGTCGCACTGCCCCTCGGTGAGATACAGCTTGGCCATCGCGGCGGTGGCCACGTCCAGCTCACCACGGGCGTGGCGCAGGATGCAGTCGTCCAGGAAGATCCGGGACACCCTGGTCCGGGTCGCGCAGTCGGCCAGCACCATCCGGGTGTTCTGGTGGCCGAGCAGGGGCTTGCCGAAGGCGGTGCGCTCTTTCGCGTACGCCGTGGCCAGCTCGATCGCACGCTGCATGGACGCGACCGCGCCCACCCCGATCACCAGCCGCTCCTGCGGCAGCTGCTGCATCATCTGGAAGAAGCCGGCGTTCTCGGTGCCCAGCAGGTTGTCGCTTCTGATGCGGCACTCATCGAAGAACAGCTCTGCCGTGTCATTGGAGTGCAGGCCGATCTTCTCCAGATTGCGGCCGCGGCGGAACCCGGGCAGGTCATCGGAGAGCTCGCAGACCAGCAGCGAGATGCCGTGCGCCTTGGCGGACTGATCGGTCTTCACCGCAAGGACCAACAGGTCCGCAAGTCCGCCGTTGGTGATGAATGTCTTCGCCCCGGTGACCAGGTAATCTTCGCCGTCCCGGACGGCCCGCGTCCGGATCGCCTGGACGTCGGAGCCGCCGTCCGGCTCGGTCATCCCGATCGCGCCGATCAGCTCGCCGCTGCACAGGCCGGGTAGCCAGCGCTGCTTCTGCTCCTCGGTCCCGTACTCGGTGAGGTAACCGGTGACGATGCCGCTGTGCACGGCCAGGCCGAGGCTGCCCTCGCCGGCGAGGGTCTGCTCGTGCAGCAGCACGGCCTCGTGGGTGAAGTCGCCGCCGCCACCGCCGTACTGCTCGGGGACGGAGAGGCCGAGCAGACCGAGCTCGCCGGCCCGGCGGTAGTGCTCGCGGTCGGGATGGCCCTGCTGCTCCAGGCGGCCGGCGTGCGGCAGCACCTCCTTCGTGAAGAAGGTGCGGGCCAGCTCGGCCAGGTCGTCGTGTTCCGGCTTGCGCCACGGCTCGGCGTAGCCATCCATTCCAGGCGTCGGCATCGACCCACCCTCGATCACTATTGGCGATGTGTCAATAAGCGCGATATGAATTCTCGCCATTCATCGTTAGATCCGATCAACGCATCGACAACCTGCCGATCTCAGCAGGTGATGAATCGACGTGTCGTAAGGTCACGGGGTGGTGGATGTCGAGGCGACCCGGCGGCGCCGGCTGGAACCGGACGCCCGGCGCGAACAGATCCTCTCGGTGGCGATCCGGCTGTTCGGGGAGAGACCGTACGCCGAGGTGTCCACGACCGATGTCGCCCGGGGCGCCGGAGTGGCGCGCGGCCTCGTCAACCACTACTTCGGGACTAAAAAGGATTTATACCTAGAAGTCGTAAGAGTCATGCTTACCGTGCCTGCGGTGGCGGTGGAGCGCATTGCCGGGGGCGAACCGCGCGAACGAGTCGAATCCATGGTGAATTGGTTCCTCGACGTCGTCTCCCGGCACAGCACCACCTGGCTGGCCGCCATCTCAGCCGGCGGCATGTCCGGCGACACCGACGTCGACGAAGTGATCTCCGAGGCCGTTGATGTCGCTGCGGACGGTGTGCTCGCCGCCTTCGGCTTGGGCGACTCCCCGCCGGAGGCGCTGCGCGGCATGGCCCGGTCCTACGTCGGCCTCGCCATCTACACGGGGCGGGAGTGGTTGCAGCGGGGAGCTCTGACCCGCGACCAGGTCCACACGCTGCTCTCGACGACGCTGCTCACCATGGTGGAACAGGTGTTCCCTCAGGCCCGCTGACGGATCGAAACGCCTCCCAGCCAACGGACCGTAGCGTCCCCTCCCCGCCGGCGGACCGGAACGCCCTCGGCCCACGGACCGGAACGCCCTCGGCCCACGGACCGGAACGTCCCCTCCCCGGACCCTCCGGTCCACCTTTCCACCTAGCCTCCTAGGACGCCCTGCGGGTGGCGGCCTCAACCACAGGCAATCCGAGGTTGCCGACACCTACCGCAGCGACGGCCCCCCACTCAGCTGGCGCTCACGCAGGTATTCGGCCACGTTCAACCTGCGCCAGCGCCAGCTCGCCCCGCTCGGCTGGCGTCCACGCAGGTAATCAGGCAGGTATAACCTGCGCCAGCGCCAGCTCGCCCCGCTCGGCTGGCGCTCACGCAGGTAATCGGGCACGCATGACCTGCGCCAGCGCCAGCTCGCCCCGCTCGGCTGGCGCTCACGCAGGTAATCGGGCACGCATGACCTGCGCCAGCGCCAGCTCGCCCCGCTCGGCTGGCGCTCACGCAGGTAATCGGCGGGCTGACCCGGCGTCCCCGGGGCATCCGGTGGGCTCGCGGCGGGGCGGCTGAGGGCGAAGCGCGGGTGGCGGGCGCGCCGAGTGGGTGGACAAAGTGGCCTGATGGGGGCAGCGTCAGATCATGGGTGCTTATCGGGAGGCGTACGAGCGCAGCATCACCGACCCGGACGGGTTCTGGCGGGAGGCGGCCGCCGCGATCGAGTGGGAGCGGGCGCCGGAGCGGATCCTCGACGACAGCGCGGCGCCGATCTTCCGCTGGTTTCCCGATGCCGAGCTGAACACCTGCCACAACGCCCTGGACCGGCACGTCGGGGAGGGGCGCGGTGACCACGCGGCGCTGATCTACGACAGCCCGGTCACCGGGACCACAAGGACCTGGTCGTACCGGGAACTGCGCGACGAAGTCGCGATCTTCGCGGGAGCGCTGCGGCGGCTGGGGGTCGAGGCCGGCGACCGCGTGGTGATCTACATGGCGATGGTGCCGGAAGCGGTCGTCGCGATGCTCGCCTGCGCCCGGCTCGGCGCGGTGCACTCGGTGGTTTTCGGCGGGTTCGGGGCGCGGGAACTGGCCGTCCGGATCGACGACGCCCGGCCGAAGGTGATCGTGGCGAGTTCGTGCGGTGTCGAGGCCGGCCGGGTGGTGCCCTATCAGCCCATGTTGGACGCCGCGCTCGCCGAGGCCGCGCACCGGCCGAGCCACCGGGTGATCCTGCAGCGCCCGCAGGCGCCGGCGACGCTCCGGGACGGCGATCTGAGCTGGTCGGATGCGATCGCCGGGGCGCAACCGGCGCAGTGTGTGCCGGTGCGGGCCACGGATCCGCTCTACATCCTCTACACGTCGGGCACGACCGGGCGCCCCAAGGGCGTGGTTCGCGACAACGGCGGCCATGCGGTCGCGTTGCGGTGGTCGATGGAGAAGATCTTCGGGGTACGCGCGGGCGAAGTCTTCTGGGCAGCCTCGGATGTGGGGTGGGTGGTCGGCCACTCGTACATCGTCTATGGCCCGCTGCTCGCCGGCGCGACCACGATCCTCTACGAAGGAAAGCCGGTCGGCACCCCGGATGCGGGCGCGTTCTGGCGGGTCGCCGCCGAGCACCGGGTGACCGCGATGTTCACCGCGCCGACCGCGATCCGCGCGGTCCGCAAGGAGGATCCGGACGGCAAACTTCTGGAGGGGCGCGATCTGAGCAGCCTGCGCCTGCTCTTCCTGGCGGGGGAGAGGCTGGACCCGCAGACGTACGCGTGGGCCGGCGACCTGCTCGGCATCCCGGTGATCGACAACTGGTGGCAGACCGAGACCGGCTGGCCGATCGCCGCGAGCCCGCGCGGGCTGGAGGAGCTGCCGACCCGTCCGGGTTCCCCGTCGGTGCCGATGCCCGGTTACCGGGTGCGGGTCGTCGACGAGTCCGGGACCGCGGTGCCGCCGGGCGAGGAGGGTTCGATCGTCATCGGGTTGCCGCTGCCGCCGGGTTGCCTGCCGACCCTGTGGCAGGACGACGAGCGGTACGTGCGCTCCTACCTGACCGCCTTCCAGGGCAACTACCTGACCGGCGACGGCGGCCGGTTCGACCCCGACGGCTACCTGTACGTGCTGGGCCGCACCGACGACGTGATCAACGTGGCCGGTCACCGCCTGTCGACCGGTGCCATGGAGGAGGTCCTGGCGGCCCATCCCGCGGTCGCCGAGTGCGCCGTGATCGGCGTCGGTGACCTGTTGAAGGGCCAGGTGCCGCGCGGTTTCGTCGTCGTCAAGAGCGGGGTGCCGGCCGATCCGGCCCGGCTGGAGGAGGAGCTGGTGGCCCGCGTGCGGGAGCGGATCGGCCCGGTGGCCGCGCTACGCCGGGTCGACGTCGTCGCCGCTCTCCCGAAGACCCGCTCCGGCAAGATCCTGCGCGGCACCATGCGGGGGATCGCCGACGGCCGGGACGAGCCGATCCCCTCCACGATCGAAAACCCCGACATCCTCGAGGCCCTGCGCCCAGTCCTGCGCACCCCTCGCTAGCCCGGCTGACGGTCAGCGCTGCCTCAAGCGCTCGGAAGCAGCCCTAGCGGTCAGCCAAGGCCACACCGGCTGGCTCTCAGGGCTGTTCGCCGGGCCGCGAAACAGCACTGAGAGCCAGCTGTCGGGTGTGTGGCGCCGGAGTGACCGGGCCGGGCGCCACACACCGCGCTAGTGGGCGGTGGAACCGAAAGCGGTCAGGAAGCGGTCCCGGAAGGCGTTCATCGGCCAGACCGGCGCGTCCGTGGCCGGCTTCAGTCCTTCGGTCCAGTTCCAGCTGCTGATCTTGTCGAGGACCGCCTGGTCCCGGGCCACGATGGTGATCGGCACGTCGTGGCTGGCGTCCTCCCCGGAGACCACCTTGGACGGCTGGTGGTCGCCGAGGAAGACCAGCACGAGGTTCTCGTCGCCGTACGTCTGCGCCCAGTCGAGCAGCGACGTGAGCGAGTATTGGATCGACTTGCCGTACTCGGCCCGGACCTTCTTCGAGCTGCCCCAGATGTCGGCCTTCTTCGGCGCGTTCGCCACGGTCTCGTGGTAGATCGAGCCGTCACCGACCTTCTCCCAGTCCATGAACGACGGAATCGGCGCCCACGGCGTGTGACTGGAGACCAGCGGCATCTCGACCATCAGCGGCTGCCGGTCCGCCTTCTTGTATTCCAACTCGGTGAACTGCTTGAGGGTGTACTGGTCGGGCATCGGCGACCAGCTGAACTTGGGACCCTGATAGCCGAGGTTGCGCGAGTCCCAGACCCGGTTGTAGCCGTAGAACGCCCCCTCCGGCCAGGCCCGGGTGGCGCCCGGCATGACGCTCACGGTGTCCCATCCGGCCCGCTTGAACGAGCTGGTGACGGTGAGCCGGTCACTGGCGGTGAGGTTGCGGTACCGGCTCTGGCTGTTGATCCACAGGCCGGACAGCAGGGTGGAGTGGGCCAGCCAGCTGCTGCCGCCGAAGGTGGGCGACGTCAGCCAGCCGCTGCGGGCCCCGAAGCCGGCCTGCTGCAGCTGCGGCGCCCGCTCGTCCAGGACAGCGTTGACGCCGGGCGCCAGTTCCGGCGCCTCCAGGGCGTTGCGGCCGTAGCTCTCCACGAACGTGAAGATCACGTCCTTGCCGCGCAGACCGGTCAGCAGCTGGTCGCCGGTGGCGGTCCGGAACGGGTCGGCGGCCACCTCCTTGGCGAACTTCGCCTCGTCAGCGAGGCCGGCGCGTGCCTGATGGGCGCGATCCCAGGCGTAGGT is part of the Actinoplanes sp. NBC_00393 genome and harbors:
- a CDS encoding propionyl-CoA synthetase, whose amino-acid sequence is MGAYREAYERSITDPDGFWREAAAAIEWERAPERILDDSAAPIFRWFPDAELNTCHNALDRHVGEGRGDHAALIYDSPVTGTTRTWSYRELRDEVAIFAGALRRLGVEAGDRVVIYMAMVPEAVVAMLACARLGAVHSVVFGGFGARELAVRIDDARPKVIVASSCGVEAGRVVPYQPMLDAALAEAAHRPSHRVILQRPQAPATLRDGDLSWSDAIAGAQPAQCVPVRATDPLYILYTSGTTGRPKGVVRDNGGHAVALRWSMEKIFGVRAGEVFWAASDVGWVVGHSYIVYGPLLAGATTILYEGKPVGTPDAGAFWRVAAEHRVTAMFTAPTAIRAVRKEDPDGKLLEGRDLSSLRLLFLAGERLDPQTYAWAGDLLGIPVIDNWWQTETGWPIAASPRGLEELPTRPGSPSVPMPGYRVRVVDESGTAVPPGEEGSIVIGLPLPPGCLPTLWQDDERYVRSYLTAFQGNYLTGDGGRFDPDGYLYVLGRTDDVINVAGHRLSTGAMEEVLAAHPAVAECAVIGVGDLLKGQVPRGFVVVKSGVPADPARLEEELVARVRERIGPVAALRRVDVVAALPKTRSGKILRGTMRGIADGRDEPIPSTIENPDILEALRPVLRTPR
- a CDS encoding sulfatase-like hydrolase/transferase → MQPTDLADPTPTPDEPQTPDDAQHEPDRAVSDTAPDEPDRAVPEPAASADEPATEPAAVQPGRVRRLLNQPRVALTLTVLACVIVFAALLYPNVLKRLSAGGFARIPIEAALGIALLIAVPRRPRLILASIAGVVLGWLVIEKSLDMGWFEILARPFDPVLDWVLFDDTYGFIRESYGQTAAYGAIAGVAVGVVVVLAVTTWSVLRVTALVARHRRTSAYTAGGIAVAWLATFLLGVQIVPNVPVAARTTVTYAWDRAHQARAGLADEAKFAKEVAADPFRTATGDQLLTGLRGKDVIFTFVESYGRNALEAPELAPGVNAVLDERAPQLQQAGFGARSGWLTSPTFGGSSWLAHSTLLSGLWINSQSRYRNLTASDRLTVTSSFKRAGWDTVSVMPGATRAWPEGAFYGYNRVWDSRNLGYQGPKFSWSPMPDQYTLKQFTELEYKKADRQPLMVEMPLVSSHTPWAPIPSFMDWEKVGDGSIYHETVANAPKKADIWGSSKKVRAEYGKSIQYSLTSLLDWAQTYGDENLVLVFLGDHQPSKVVSGEDASHDVPITIVARDQAVLDKISSWNWTEGLKPATDAPVWPMNAFRDRFLTAFGSTAH